In the genome of Polaribacter atrinae, one region contains:
- the sbcD gene encoding exonuclease subunit SbcD yields MKILHTADWHLGHRLHEQSQFEEQSLFLNWIETYIIEQKIDVLLISGDVFDTGSPSNQSLEMYYSFLVKLNGTTCKSIIITGGNHDSPGTLNAPKQILGALSIKVIGKATEDIKDEVFEIEINNEKVIIAAVPYLRDGDIRRAVAGETFDELTDKYKTALINHYNSAAKQCETINKSNAPVIAMGHLFATGGSISDSEQNIYVGTLGHIGAQDFPTYFDYVALGHLHRPQIIGNNDKIRYSGSPNILSFSELKYDKKIIVLTIENNKISSIEDAIIPHFRNFYKLEGTIDACIAQFTTITDNEYNLTPWVEIALKEANTVNTDDLKNAAEQYPFEILKIALKKQRNTKGIEELLAETKSIKELLPMEVFELKCEEMGYDLKNNPEVKDAFNEILQSVKNQ; encoded by the coding sequence ATGAAAATACTGCACACTGCCGATTGGCATTTAGGACATCGACTGCACGAACAATCTCAATTTGAAGAACAATCTTTATTTTTAAATTGGATTGAAACTTACATTATTGAGCAAAAAATTGATGTACTTTTAATTTCTGGCGATGTTTTTGACACCGGTTCTCCATCGAATCAAAGTTTAGAAATGTATTACAGTTTTTTAGTAAAATTGAACGGTACCACATGTAAATCGATAATTATTACCGGAGGAAACCATGATTCTCCGGGAACCCTAAATGCGCCAAAACAGATATTAGGTGCATTGTCTATAAAAGTGATTGGTAAAGCTACGGAAGACATTAAAGATGAAGTTTTTGAAATTGAAATCAACAATGAAAAAGTAATTATTGCAGCTGTACCTTATTTACGAGATGGAGATATTAGACGCGCAGTTGCTGGCGAAACTTTTGATGAATTAACCGATAAATACAAAACAGCATTAATTAACCATTACAATTCCGCAGCAAAACAATGTGAAACCATTAATAAAAGTAATGCCCCTGTAATTGCTATGGGCCATTTATTTGCAACAGGTGGTTCTATTAGTGATAGCGAACAAAATATTTATGTTGGAACCTTAGGTCATATTGGTGCCCAAGATTTCCCTACGTATTTTGATTATGTGGCTTTAGGTCATTTACACAGGCCTCAAATAATTGGTAATAATGATAAAATACGGTATTCTGGATCGCCCAATATTTTAAGTTTTAGTGAGTTAAAATATGATAAAAAAATAATTGTTTTAACAATAGAAAACAATAAAATTAGTTCGATTGAAGATGCTATAATTCCGCATTTTAGAAACTTTTATAAACTAGAAGGTACCATTGATGCATGTATTGCTCAATTTACAACGATAACAGATAACGAATACAATTTAACACCTTGGGTAGAAATTGCACTTAAAGAAGCAAATACAGTAAATACTGACGATTTAAAAAATGCTGCAGAACAATATCCTTTTGAAATTTTAAAAATTGCTTTAAAAAAACAACGAAACACCAAAGGTATTGAAGAATTGTTAGCAGAAACAAAATCGATAAAAGAACTCTTACCAATGGAAGTTTTTGAATTAAAGTGTGAAGAAATGGGATATGATTTAAAAAATAACCCAGAAGTTAAAGATGCTTTTAATGAAATTTTACAATCCGTTAAAAACCAATAA
- a CDS encoding SDR family oxidoreductase produces MKIAVTSVSGQLGMSIAKHLIKEIGKENVIGIARTPEKAAHLDIEIRKGDYNNRNHFDAALQGVTTLLLVSGMDEPQKRIEQHKNVIEAAKANGVKKIVYTSIVGDAEKNAFSPIVQSNRQTELDVQNAGLDWVIGRNGIYIEPDLEYIDTYVKEGEIRNCAGNGKCTYTSRGELGYAYTKMLLESKHNGQIYNLVGTPITQTQLADYINQVYGTKLIYNGVSVEEYATERKKELGDFLGTVIAGIYEGIRNGANNIPSDFEKATGRPHKAPLEIIEAIKSK; encoded by the coding sequence ATGAAAATAGCAGTTACATCCGTTAGTGGACAATTAGGAATGTCTATCGCAAAACACCTCATTAAAGAAATAGGAAAAGAAAATGTAATTGGAATAGCACGTACTCCAGAAAAAGCAGCCCATTTAGACATTGAAATTAGAAAAGGAGATTACAATAATCGTAACCATTTTGATGCTGCATTGCAAGGTGTAACTACCTTACTTTTAGTTTCTGGAATGGACGAACCCCAAAAAAGAATTGAACAACACAAAAATGTTATTGAGGCAGCAAAAGCAAATGGTGTAAAAAAAATAGTGTATACAAGTATTGTTGGCGATGCAGAAAAAAACGCATTCAGCCCAATTGTACAAAGCAATAGACAAACAGAACTAGATGTGCAAAACGCTGGATTAGATTGGGTAATTGGTAGAAACGGAATTTATATAGAACCAGATTTAGAATACATAGACACCTACGTTAAAGAAGGAGAAATAAGAAATTGTGCTGGAAATGGAAAATGTACCTATACTAGTAGAGGAGAATTAGGATATGCTTACACAAAAATGCTTTTAGAATCTAAACATAACGGACAGATTTACAATTTAGTAGGCACACCGATTACCCAAACACAATTAGCCGATTACATAAACCAAGTGTATGGTACAAAACTTATTTACAACGGAGTTTCTGTTGAAGAATATGCAACCGAAAGAAAAAAAGAATTAGGCGATTTCTTAGGAACTGTTATTGCTGGTATTTATGAAGGTATTCGTAACGGTGCTAATAACATACCTTCTGATTTTGAAAAAGCTACAGGAAGACCACATAAAGCTCCTTTAGAAATAATAGAAGCTATAAAAAGTAAATAA
- the egtB gene encoding ergothioneine biosynthesis protein EgtB has product MTLSQTYKQVRQQSLDFCKHLQVEDFAIQVVKFASPPKWHLAHTTWFFETFILIPNVKNYAYFNSNFNFLFNSYYNNVGDRVLQANRGNMSRPTTNEIFAYRDYVDEKMQEFLRDLTDKKIIDLVILGLNHEQQHQELLITDVKYMFGHNPIFPVLHEDFNLVNVKNTNLESSNINGGIYEIGYQGNEFCYDNELGVHKVYIDDFEINNYLVTNGDYIQFMEAGGYADFNLWLDEGWSWVNNNQINAPMYWHKIEDEWYYYTLSGLQKVDTEAILSHINYYEANAFAEWKGMRLPTEFEWEIAAQQLDWGKRWEWTNSAYLPYPKFKKENGAVGEYNGKFMSNKMVLRGASVATSKNHSRATYRNFFNPLERWQFTGIRLAK; this is encoded by the coding sequence ATGACTCTTAGCCAAACATATAAACAAGTAAGACAGCAATCGTTAGATTTTTGCAAACATTTACAGGTAGAAGATTTTGCCATTCAGGTGGTAAAATTTGCGAGCCCTCCTAAATGGCATTTGGCGCATACTACTTGGTTTTTTGAAACGTTTATTTTAATTCCTAATGTAAAAAATTACGCGTATTTCAATTCTAACTTCAACTTTCTATTTAATAGTTATTACAACAATGTTGGCGATAGAGTATTACAAGCCAACCGAGGCAATATGTCTAGACCTACTACAAATGAAATTTTTGCATATAGAGATTATGTTGATGAAAAAATGCAAGAATTCTTAAGGGATTTAACAGATAAAAAAATAATAGACTTGGTAATTCTTGGGTTAAACCATGAGCAACAACATCAAGAATTATTAATTACGGATGTGAAATATATGTTTGGCCATAACCCTATTTTTCCTGTTTTACATGAAGATTTTAACCTAGTAAACGTTAAAAACACAAACTTAGAAAGCAGCAACATAAATGGAGGCATTTATGAAATTGGTTATCAAGGAAACGAATTTTGTTACGATAATGAATTAGGTGTCCACAAGGTATATATTGATGATTTTGAAATAAATAATTATTTAGTAACCAATGGAGATTACATTCAGTTTATGGAAGCTGGTGGTTATGCTGATTTTAATTTGTGGCTAGACGAAGGTTGGTCTTGGGTAAATAACAACCAAATTAACGCGCCAATGTACTGGCATAAAATAGAAGATGAATGGTATTATTACACACTTTCTGGATTACAGAAAGTAGATACAGAAGCTATTTTAAGTCATATTAATTATTACGAAGCCAATGCTTTTGCAGAATGGAAAGGTATGAGATTACCAACAGAGTTTGAATGGGAAATTGCTGCACAACAATTAGATTGGGGAAAACGATGGGAATGGACAAACAGCGCTTATTTACCTTACCCTAAGTTTAAAAAAGAAAATGGTGCCGTAGGCGAATATAATGGGAAGTTTATGAGTAATAAAATGGTATTAAGGGGTGCTTCTGTTGCTACTTCTAAAAATCACTCTAGAGCAACCTACCGCAATTTTTTTAACCCTTTAGAGCGTTGGCAATTTACAGGAATCAGATTAGCTAAATAA
- a CDS encoding aspartate/glutamate racemase family protein yields the protein MDTTTLALLGLGSRSTSFYIRQLNKLYNEKKGGYSTCPFKLLNANFNTINPLLPNTSQQLDTIINNYILEIEKLDIEHMLIPNITLHETIDRLNISTKIIHPVHVTVLKIKQTPYIKIVLFGSLHTLESSYIRSIFKANNIQIILPLKEDRLFIDEVRKKVYSETETDELIKKYHLIIEKYTTNYPVVLACTELSILKPKEKNALLLDMAQIQIKEAVKTSL from the coding sequence ATGGATACAACAACACTTGCTTTATTAGGACTTGGAAGCCGAAGTACTTCTTTTTACATCCGTCAATTAAATAAACTTTACAATGAAAAAAAAGGAGGTTATAGCACGTGTCCTTTTAAATTATTAAACGCCAATTTTAATACAATTAATCCACTTTTACCAAATACTTCTCAACAGTTAGATACCATTATCAATAACTATATATTAGAAATAGAAAAATTAGACATTGAGCATATGTTAATACCCAATATTACACTGCACGAAACTATTGATCGGTTAAATATAAGCACGAAAATTATCCATCCGGTTCATGTAACGGTCTTAAAAATAAAACAAACTCCATATATAAAAATTGTTTTATTTGGCTCTTTACACACTTTGGAGTCATCCTATATCCGTTCTATTTTTAAAGCTAATAACATTCAAATAATACTCCCTTTAAAAGAAGATCGATTGTTTATAGATGAAGTTCGTAAAAAGGTGTATTCAGAAACAGAAACCGATGAATTGATTAAAAAATATCATCTTATAATAGAAAAGTATACCACTAATTACCCTGTTGTTTTGGCATGTACCGAATTATCTATTCTAAAACCAAAAGAAAAAAATGCTTTACTGTTGGATATGGCACAAATTCAAATTAAAGAAGCTGTAAAAACATCTTTATAA
- a CDS encoding L-histidine N(alpha)-methyltransferase, with translation MIETFKNEVSQGLNASPKTLPSKYFYDKKGDALFVEIMNLPEYYLTRSELDIFQNKTQELIDSLNLNPNTYFELIELGAGDGLKTKELLRLLDAQKFKFDYFPIDISGNALALLKQDLNKELPNVSVKPQQGDYFEILASLKKKKLPIVILFLGSNIGNMDDEMAAEFIYSLGNNLQPKDKLLLGVDLIKANNIVLPAYNDSKGITAKFNLNLLERINNELDGDFNLHHFKHQPEYNEKEGIAKSYIVSTIDQKVTISVIKKTFEFVAGEKIHTEISRKYNDVLIEKIILKTDFSISNKIMDHKAYFADYILERT, from the coding sequence ATGATTGAAACTTTTAAAAATGAAGTATCACAAGGTTTAAATGCAAGCCCAAAAACACTTCCTTCAAAATATTTCTATGATAAAAAAGGAGATGCCCTTTTTGTAGAAATTATGAATTTACCAGAATATTATCTAACTCGTAGTGAATTAGATATCTTTCAAAATAAAACCCAAGAACTTATAGATTCTCTTAATCTAAACCCAAACACTTATTTTGAATTAATAGAACTAGGTGCTGGTGATGGGTTAAAAACCAAAGAATTATTACGATTATTGGATGCCCAAAAGTTTAAGTTTGATTATTTTCCTATTGATATTTCTGGCAATGCTTTAGCACTTTTAAAACAAGATTTAAACAAAGAGTTGCCAAACGTATCTGTAAAACCGCAACAAGGTGATTATTTTGAAATTTTAGCTTCACTAAAAAAGAAAAAACTACCTATCGTTATATTATTTCTTGGTTCTAATATTGGTAATATGGATGATGAAATGGCGGCAGAATTTATTTATAGTTTAGGTAACAACCTTCAACCAAAGGATAAATTATTATTAGGTGTAGATTTAATTAAAGCCAACAATATTGTACTGCCTGCTTATAATGATAGTAAAGGAATTACAGCAAAATTTAACCTTAATCTTTTAGAAAGAATCAATAATGAATTGGATGGGGATTTTAACTTACATCATTTTAAACATCAACCAGAATATAACGAAAAAGAAGGTATTGCAAAAAGTTATATAGTAAGTACCATAGATCAAAAAGTTACTATTTCGGTCATCAAAAAAACTTTTGAATTTGTAGCAGGAGAAAAAATTCACACAGAAATTTCTAGAAAATATAATGATGTATTGATTGAGAAAATTATTTTAAAAACAGATTTCAGTATTTCAAATAAAATAATGGATCACAAAGCTTATTTTGCTGATTACATTTTAGAAAGAACATAA